Proteins encoded by one window of Sus scrofa isolate TJ Tabasco breed Duroc chromosome 12, Sscrofa11.1, whole genome shotgun sequence:
- the LOC100517239 gene encoding olfactory receptor 139, which yields MELGARGNRTAVTEFILLGLTENIRLQAILFTVFLFAYVITVGGNFSILAAIFVEPKLHTPMYYFLGNLSLLDIGCITVTVPPMLACLLTHQCRVPYAACISQLFFFHLLAGVDCHLLTAMAYDRYLAICQPLTYSTRMSREVQAALVGICCTISLINALTHTVAVSVLDFCGPNVVNHFYCDLPPLFQLSCSSIHLNGQLLFAGATFMGVVPMILISVSYTHVAAAVLRIRSAEGRKKAFSTCGSHLTVVCIFYGTGFFSYMRLGSVSASDKDKGIGILNTILSPMLNPVIYSLRNPDVQGALKRVLTGKRPPE from the coding sequence ATGGAGCTGGGTGCCAGGGGCAACAGAACCGCTGTCACTGAGTTCATCCTTCTTGGCCTAACAGAGAACATAAGACTGCAAGCCATCCTTTTTACTGTCTTCCTCTTTGCCTATGTAATCACAGTCGGGGGCAACTTCAGCATCCTGGCTGCCATCTTTGTGGAGCCCAAACTCCACACTCCTATGTACTATTTCTTGGGGAACCTGTCTCTGCTGGACATTGGATGCATCACTGTCACCGTTCCTCCGATGCTGGCATGTCTCCTGACCCACCAGTGCAGAGTTCCCTATGCGGCTTGCATTTCACAGCTCTTCTTTTTCCACCTCCTGGCTGGTGTAGACTGTCACCTCTTGAcagccatggcctatgaccgctaccTGGCCATCTGCCAGCCCCTCACCTACAGCACCCGCATGAGCCGGGAAGTCCAGGCTGCCCTGGTGGGCATCTGCTGCACCATCTCCCTCATCAATGCTCTGACGCACACAGTGGCTGTGTCCGTGCTGGACTTCTGTGGCCCTAATGTGGTCAACCACTTCTACTGCGACCTCCCACCCCTGTTCCAGCTCTCCTGCTCCAGCATCCACCTCAATGGGCAGCTGCTTTTCGCAGGGGCCACCTTCATGGGGGTGGTCCCCATGATCCTTATCTCGGTGTCCTACACCCACGTTGCAGCCGCAGTCCTGCGCATCCGCTCAGCGGAGGGCAGGAAGAAGGCCTTCTCCACGTGTGGCTCCCACCTCACTGTGGTCTGCATCTTTTATGGAACTGGCTTCTTCAGCTACATGCGTCTGGGCTCAGTGTCAGCTTCGGACAAGGATAAGGGCATTGGGATCCTCAATACTATCCTCAGTCCCATGCTGAACCCAGTCATCTACAGCCTCCGGAACCCTGATGTGCAGGGCGCCCTGAAGAGGGTGCTGACAGGGAAGCGGCCCCCGGAGTGA